A single Pseudomonas sp. MM223 DNA region contains:
- the tusA_1 gene encoding Sulfur carrier protein TusA (*Name tusA_1) → MTDFTPDAILDATGLNCPEPVMMLHQHVRDLAAGGLLKVIATDPSTRRDIPKFCNFLGHELLQQQEDAGTFLYWIRKKAD, encoded by the coding sequence ATGACCGATTTCACCCCCGACGCCATCCTCGATGCCACCGGCCTGAACTGCCCGGAGCCGGTGATGATGTTGCACCAGCACGTGCGTGACCTGGCCGCTGGCGGCCTGCTCAAGGTCATCGCCACCGACCCGTCGACCCGCCGCGATATCCCCAAGTTCTGCAACTTCCTCGGCCACGAACTGCTGCAGCAGCAAGAGGACGCTGGGACCTTCCTGTACTGGATCCGCAAGAAAGCCGACTGA